AACCCCGTCAGCGGGCTGAACGCCCCGGTGCCGATCATCTCCACGTCGCACGACTGCTTCATCGAGAGGTCGATTCGGGTGAGGCCCTCGGCCTCCTTGACCAGCTCATCGCGGCGGGCGCCGGTGGCCACCTGGTCCACCAGGGTGCCGCCGTGGGGCTCGATCAGGGACTTCTTCGTGGTCTGGGGGGCCATCGTCGCCGGCATCGCATCCTCCTTGGGGGTCCGGCGTGGCCTGGGGCTGGAAGGGTTGGCCAAACCGGAAGGGGACGTTATGTCGCACGCCGGTTGGGAGCAAACCGTTCGGGTGCCCGGGGGCCGAGATCAGCGGGTTTTCACGTGTCCTCAACGCCGCCGCAGCGCCCGGGCATGGGCAAAGCGGATGGCCGCCTCGTGCCCGTCGACCATGTTGGCCACGGTGCACCGCTCCAGCACCACCTGCCGCCCCGCCTCGCCCATCTGCCGGGCGGCCTCGGGGTCGTCCACCAGCCGGGCGATCGCCCCCGCCAGCGAGCCGGGCTCGCCCAGGTCGACCAGCAACCCGCTGCGGCCGTGCTCCACGGTGGCTGCCTCGGGGCCATGGCGGGACATGTCCTGGCTGGTGATCACCGGCAGGCCATACCCAAGAGCGTGCAATGCGCTCAGCCCCATATAGTCGGGATACACGAAGGCCCGGGCCGAGAGGAACCACGGAGCCAGCGCATCCTCGCCGTAGATCGCCCCGGGCATGCGGACCCGCTCCTCGATGCCCAGCTTCCGCGACAAGTCTGCCAGGTGCTCGCGCTGATCGCCGTCGCCCACCACCACCACCACCAGATCCGGGTGCGTATCCGTCAGCGCAGCCGCGGCGTGCAGCAGCAACTCGAGACGGTTCTGGGCATACAGCCGCGAGACGAACAGCACCACCGGCCCGCGATCCAGCCCGTGCTCTCGCTGGAAGGCCGCCAGCCGATCGGGATCGCCCAGCCACTTCTCTCGTGAGACCTGGATGGCCCCCTGGTCGAGCGCATTGAGCGCCACGAACAGTCGCTTGGGATCGAAGCCTTCCTCGATCATGCGCTCCCGGGCCGGGTGGTTGTACAGCACGACGGCGTCGGCCTTGCGACCGATCCAGTTGCGAAGCCGGCGAGACCACGCCGAGTCTCGCACCGAGTAGCCGTGCCCCCACAGCACCACGCCCACGCCATGCTTCTTCGCACGCCCAATGGCCGGAAGCAGGCTGGGCGCCCCCGCGTTGTACTCCAGCACCGCCACGTCGGCGCGTGCCGGATCGACCGCTTCCATCTGAGCCGACACCCACCGAACCTTCCTGGGCCACTTCAACAGCGTCCGCTCGGCCACCTGGCGAGCCTCGAAGCCCTCGGCCGCTACGTTTGGCAGCTTGGCCTTGTCGCTGAAGAGCACCTCGACCGAGATCCCCGGGCGTTGGGCCAGCTCCGCGAACACGGGCACGCGATAAGCCGGCAGCGCCGGCTGCTGGAAGCACACGCGGATGGGCTGGTTCTCGGGCGAAGCGGGCACGCTCATGGCGGCAACGCTATCGGTTCGCGGCAGCCAACCCGTCTACGATCTCTCCGCTGGACCGGCCATGCGGGCCCGGCGACCATGCAGAACCCAAACAGGAGGCGGAATGACCCAGACCACCGATAAGGTCAAGGCGACCAACATCCACTGGCACGAGGGCGACCTCAGCCGAGACGAACGCTGGAACGCACTCAAGGCAAAGGGCGCCACGGTCTGGTTCACCGGCCTGAGCGGCTCGGGCAAGAGCACCATCGCCAGCGCCGTCGAGCAGGTCCTGGTCAAGAAGGGCGTCAACAGCTACCGCCTGGACGGCGACAACGTCCGCCACGGCCTCAACAAGAACCTGGGCTTCAGCGCCGAAGACCGCACCGAGAACATCCGCCGCATCGGCGAGGTCAGCAAGCTCTTCGCCGACGCTGGCGTCGTGAGCCTGACCAGCTTCATCAGCCCCTAC
This genomic stretch from Phycisphaerales bacterium harbors:
- a CDS encoding glycosyltransferase family 4 protein codes for the protein MSVPASPENQPIRVCFQQPALPAYRVPVFAELAQRPGISVEVLFSDKAKLPNVAAEGFEARQVAERTLLKWPRKVRWVSAQMEAVDPARADVAVLEYNAGAPSLLPAIGRAKKHGVGVVLWGHGYSVRDSAWSRRLRNWIGRKADAVVLYNHPARERMIEEGFDPKRLFVALNALDQGAIQVSREKWLGDPDRLAAFQREHGLDRGPVVLFVSRLYAQNRLELLLHAAAALTDTHPDLVVVVVGDGDQREHLADLSRKLGIEERVRMPGAIYGEDALAPWFLSARAFVYPDYMGLSALHALGYGLPVITSQDMSRHGPEAATVEHGRSGLLVDLGEPGSLAGAIARLVDDPEAARQMGEAGRQVVLERCTVANMVDGHEAAIRFAHARALRRR
- the cysC gene encoding adenylyl-sulfate kinase translates to MTQTTDKVKATNIHWHEGDLSRDERWNALKAKGATVWFTGLSGSGKSTIASAVEQVLVKKGVNSYRLDGDNVRHGLNKNLGFSAEDRTENIRRIGEVSKLFADAGVVSLTSFISPYVKDRELCRAMHDQAKLPFLEVFVDTPLEECEKRDPKGLYKKARAGEIKGFTGIDDPYEAPPKAELVLKTAGRSIDDCVQEVLSFLESKGIVR